A window of the Hordeum vulgare subsp. vulgare chromosome 5H, MorexV3_pseudomolecules_assembly, whole genome shotgun sequence genome harbors these coding sequences:
- the LOC123452217 gene encoding myosin-12-like isoform X1, which produces MMEQYKGATFGELSPHLFAIADSCYRAMINEHGSQSILVSGESGAGKTETTKMLMRYLAFMGGRSGTEGRTVEQQVLESNPVLEAFGNAKTVKNNNSSRFGKFVEIQFDKYGKISGAAVRTYLLERSRVCQVSDPERNYHCFYMLCSAPPEDVKRFKVGNPRSFHYLNQTSCYEVANVDDAREYLETRNAMDIVGISQEEQDAIFRVVAAILHLGNINFSKGKEIDSSRLRDEKSINHLKIVAELLMCDEKLLEDSLCQRVIVTPDGNITKPLDPDSALQSRDALAKTVYSRLFDWIVDKINNSIGQDPDAISIIGVLDIYGFESFKVNSFEQLCINMTNEKLQQHFNQHVFKMEQEEYTRDEIDWSYVEFVDNQDVLDLIEKKPGGIIALLDEACMFPKSTHETFAQKMYQTYKSHKRFSKPKLARTAFTINHYAGDVTYQADYFLDKNKDYVVAEHQALLNSSRCSFVANLFPPLPEESSKQSKFSSIGTRFKQQLQALMETLSTTEPHYIRCVKPNTVLKPGIFENDNVLNQLRCGGVLEAIRISCAGYPTKRTFDEFIDRFGVLAPELVDSSDEKTACAAICDKMGLKGYQIGKTKVFLRAGQMAELDARRAEVLANAVRLIQRRIRTHLMRKDFISLKKASIQTQKFWRARLARKLFEHMRRVAAAITIQKHTRTHSAWKAYLQIYRSSITIQTGLRAMAARKEHRFRRETKAAIIIETRWRRHKAYVAYKQQKRASLILQCSWRGRVARKELRKLKMEARDNGALKEAKDKLEKRVEELTWRLDVEKHLRVDLEVAKGQEITKLQSALQELQEKLVEAHAAIINEKEAAKLAIEQAPPKIVEVPVVDNAKVELLTSQNEELETELGAFRTKAEDLEKKLFEIQKQSDELSRETQERDSKINQLQDMISRLETNLSNMDSENHVLRQQSLLASADDDNKTKQIESLESKIAILESENQLLRSNPAPAVQAVVTPEVIEPAVVKVLENGHQHGEPKMEEVVVPPIKNLSKQQSLTDRQQENHDVLIKSLAEDRRYDNRRPAAACIVYKSLLHWHSFEAEKTNIFDRIIHTIRSSVENAESSGELAYWLSTTSTLLYLLQNTLKASSSSTKVPNRSRTATGNLFNRMVQNARSSSSGLGISNGYSGMVGRADTTSMIEAKYPAVRFKQQLTAYVEKIYGMMRDSLKREISAILTLCIQAPRAGRVRASRGSLKSIHSSAISRQASSVHWQNIVKCLNQTLETMNNNYVPPMIIRKTFSQVFAFMNVQLFNSLLLRRECCSFSNGEFLKAGLQELEQWCCRTTEEYAGTSWDELQHIRQAVGFLVLHQKSHKTLDEITAELCPVLSISQIYRIGTMFWDDKYGAQGLSQEVIGNMRTMTTDDSITTPNSSFLLDDDSSIPISLDDIAQLMLNINPTDVEPPPLLRQNSQFHFLLQQHTD; this is translated from the exons ATGATGGAGCAGTACAAAGGCGCCACCTTCGGGGAGCTCAGCCCCCATCTTTTCGCCATTGCCGATTCTTGTTACAG GGCAATGATCAATGAGCATGGAAGCCAGTCGATATTGGTGAGCGGTGAGAGTGGCGCTGGTAAGACAGAGACGACGAAGATGCTCATGAGGTACCTTGCGTTCATGGGAGGAAGGTCTGGAACCGAGGGACGAACCGTTGAGCAGCAAGTTCTAGAG TCTAACCCAGTACTGGAAGCATTTGGTAATGCGAAGACGGTGAAGAACAACAACTCCAG TCGTTTTGGTAAGTTTGTTGAAATCCAATTCGACAAATATGGGAAGATATCTGGTGCGGCTGTTCGCACATACCTCCTTGAACGATCACGAGTATGCCAGGTCTCCGATCCTGAACGGAATTACCATTGCTTTTACATGCTATGTTCTGCACCACCGGAG GATGTAAAAAGGTTTAAGGTGGGAAACCCGCGATCATTTCATTACCTGAACCAAACAAGCTGCTATGAAGTAGCTAATGTGGATGACGCAAGAGAATATCTAGAAACAAGAAATGCAATGGATATAGTTGGAATTTCTCAAGAAGAACAG GATGCAATCTTCAGAGTAGTAGCGGCAATCCTTCACCTAGGAAACATTAATTTCTCCAAAGGGAAAGAAATTGATTCGTCACGGTTGAGGGATGAGAAATCGATCAATCACCTGAAAATAGTGGCAGAACTGCTAAT GTGTGATGAGAAGTTGCTTGAAGACTCTCTTTGTCAGCGTGTTATTGTAACACCTGATGGAAATATCACAAAACCCCTCGATCCAGATTCGGCTCTACAGAGTCGTGATGCTTTGGCAAAGACAGTGTATTCACGACTGTTTGACTG GATTGTGGATAAGATCAATAACTCGATTGGTCAAGATCCTGATGCAATAAGTATAATAGGAGTGCTGGATATATATGGATTTGAGAGTTTCAAGGTCAACAG TTTTGAGCAACTGTGCATCAACATGACAAATGAGAAATTGCAGCAGCACTTCAATCAG CACGTATTCAAGATGGAGCAAGAAGAGTAtacaagggatgagatagattggAGCTACGTGGAATTTGTGGACAATCAGGATGTGCTGGACCTGATTGAGAAG AAACCTGGAGGAATAATTGCCCTCCTGGATGAGGCATG CATGTTTCCGAAGTCCACTCACGAGACATTTGCACAAAAGATGTATCAAACATACAAATCACATAAGCGCTTTAGCAAGCCCAAACTTGCCAGGACTGCCTTCACAATCAACCACTACGCAGGAGAT GTCACATATCAAGCCGATTATTTTCTTGACAAGAACAAAGATTATGTGGTCGCTGAACATCAAGCTCTACTAAATTCATCAAGGTGCTCTTTCGTCGCAAATCTCTTTCCTCCATTACCAGAGGAAAGTTCTAAACAGTCCAAATTCTCTTCCATCGGCACTCGCTTTAAG CAACAACTACAAGCTCTGATGGAAACATTGAGTACAACAGAACCACACTACATTAGATGTGTGAAGCCTAATACGGTACTGAAACCTGGCATCTTCGAGAACGACAATGTCTTGAATCAGTTGAGATGTGGG GGTGTTTTGGAAGCAATCCGGATCAGTTGTGCTGGCTATCCGACTAAAAGGACATTTGATGAGTTCATTGATCGGTTCGGAGTGCTTGCACCAGAGCTTGTGGACAG TTCTGATGAGAAGACAGCTTGCGCAGCAATATGTGATAAAATGGGATTGAAGGGATATCAG ATAGGGAAAACAAAGGTATTCTTAAGAGCTGGTCAAATGGCAGAGCTGGATGCTAGAAGAGCAGAAGTATTGGCCAATGCTGTGCGACTTATCCAGAGGCGTATAAGGACACATCTTATGCGAAAGGACTTCATTAGCTTAAAAAAAGCTTCCATTCAAACTCAGAAGTTCTGGAGAG CACGACTAGCTAGAAAGCTTTTCGAGCACATGAGAAGAGTCGCTGCTGCAATTACAATACAGAAGCACACCCGTACTCATTCTGCCTGGAAAGCTTACCTGCAAATATACAGATCATCCATAACAATACAGACAGGATTACGTGCAATGGCTGCTCGTAAGGAACACAGATTCAGAAGGGAGACCAAAGCGGCCATCATCATCGAG ACTCGATGGCGTCGACACAAAGCCTATGTTGCTTACAAGCAGCAAAAAAGAGCTTCTCTAATTCTCCAGTGCTCATGGAGGGGACGTGTTGcaaggaaggaacttcggaagcTCAAAATG GAAGCAAGAGATAATGGTGCACTTAAAGAAGCAAAAGATAAGCTAGAAAAGAGagttgaggaactcacatggagaTTGGATGTTGAGAAGCATTTGAGG gTTGACCTTGAGGTAGCCAAGGGTCAAGAAATTACGAAGTTACAATCTGCGTTGCAAGAACTGCAAGAAAAGCTTGTGGAAGCCCATGCAGCAATTATAAATGAGAAAGAAGCTGCAAAGTTAGCAATTGAACAGGCACCACCGAAGATAGTAGAGGTGCCAGTGGTGGATAATGCAAAAGTTGAATTGTTGACGAGTCAAAATGAGGAACTTGAG ACTGAGCTCGGTGCGTTTAGAACGAAGGCTGAAGATCTTGAGAAGAAGCTTTTTGAGATTCAAAAACAGTCTGATGAATTGTCACGTGAGACACAAGAACGGGACTCCAAAATTAATCAACTTCAAGACATGATCTCTAG GCTTGAAACAAATTTATCCAACATGGATTCGGAAAACCACGTTCTACGCCAACAATCGTTGCTTGCATCAGCAGATGATGATAACAAGACAAAACAAATAGAGAG TCTGGAAAGCAAGATTGCCATCTTGGAGTCAGAGAATCAGTTGCTCCGCAGCAATCCTGCACCAGCTGTTCAAGCAGTTGTCACTCCTGAAGTGATTGAGCCAGCTGTTGTAAAG GTTCTCGAGAATGGACACCAGCATGGAGAACCTAAAATG GAGGAGGTGGTTGTTCCCCCAATAAAGAATTTAAGCAAACAACAGTCGCTGACGGACCGACAGCAA GAAAATCATGATGTCCTTATCAAAAGTCTGGCTGAAGACAGAAGatatgacaacagaagaccagcTGCAGCATGTATTGTCTACAAATCACTCCTTCACTGGCACTCGTTTGAAGCAGAAAAGACAAACATATTTGACCGTATCATCCATACAATTAGGTCATCTGTTGAG AATGCTGAAAGTTCTGGAGAACTAGCTTATTGGTTGTCGACAACATCAACCCTCCTCTACCTTCTACAAAATACCCTTAAAGCTAGCAGTTCATCGACAAAAGTACCAAACCGCAGCAGGACCGCAACAGGCAACCTGTTCAATAGAATGGTGCAG aatGCTCGATCATCATCGTCAGGATTAGGTATTTCAAACGGATATAGTGGAATGGTAGGAAGGGCTGACACTACATCAATGATAGAGGCCAAGTATCCAGCTGTACGTTTCAAGCAACAGTTAACAGCATACGTCGAGAAGATATATGGCATGATGAGAGATAGCCTGAAAAGGGAAATAAGTGCAATATTGACTCTCTGCATACAG GCTCCAAGAGCTGGTCGTGTGAGAGCATCTCGAGGATCATTGAAAAGTATACACTCTAGTGCAATATCAAGGCAAGCATCAAGTGTGCATTGGCAAAACATTGTTAAGTGCCTGAATCAAACACTGGAAACAATGAACAATAATTAT GTACCTCCAATGATAATTAGGAAAACATTCAGTCAAGTATTTGCATTTATGAACGTTCAACTCTTCAACAG TTTGCTACTTCGGCGTGAATGCTGCTCCTTTAGTAATGGAGAATTCTTGAAGGCTGGTTTACAGGAACTGGAGCAATGGTGCTGTAGGACAACTGAAGAG TATGCAGGAACATCTTGGGATGAACTGCAGCACATAAGGCAGGCGGTTGGGTTCCTG GTTTTGCATCAGAAATCGCACAAAACATTGGACGAAATCACTGCTGAGCTTTGCCCT GTTCTGAGCATCAGCCAAATATATCGCATCGGGACGATGTTCTGGGACGATAAATATGGTGCACAAGGTTTATCCCAAGAG GTAATTGGAAACATGAGAACAATGACGACCGACGACTCGATAACTACTCCAAACAGTTCTTTCTTGCTAGACGACGATTCAAG
- the LOC123452217 gene encoding myosin-12-like isoform X2, with the protein MGTPVNIIVGSQVWLEDPDEAWVDGEVTGIKGADVTVATTNGKTVVASLASIYPKDTEAPPAGVDDMTKLAYLHEPGVLHNLACRYGLNEIYTYTGNILIAVNPFQRLPHLYDVHMMEQYKGATFGELSPHLFAIADSCYRAMINEHGSQSILVSGESGAGKTETTKMLMRYLAFMGGRSGTEGRTVEQQVLESNPVLEAFGNAKTVKNNNSSRFGKFVEIQFDKYGKISGAAVRTYLLERSRVCQVSDPERNYHCFYMLCSAPPEDVKRFKVGNPRSFHYLNQTSCYEVANVDDAREYLETRNAMDIVGISQEEQDAIFRVVAAILHLGNINFSKGKEIDSSRLRDEKSINHLKIVAELLMCDEKLLEDSLCQRVIVTPDGNITKPLDPDSALQSRDALAKTVYSRLFDWIVDKINNSIGQDPDAISIIGVLDIYGFESFKVNSFEQLCINMTNEKLQQHFNQHVFKMEQEEYTRDEIDWSYVEFVDNQDVLDLIEKKPGGIIALLDEACMFPKSTHETFAQKMYQTYKSHKRFSKPKLARTAFTINHYAGDVTYQADYFLDKNKDYVVAEHQALLNSSRCSFVANLFPPLPEESSKQSKFSSIGTRFKQQLQALMETLSTTEPHYIRCVKPNTVLKPGIFENDNVLNQLRCGGVLEAIRISCAGYPTKRTFDEFIDRFGVLAPELVDSSDEKTACAAICDKMGLKGYQIGKTKVFLRAGQMAELDARRAEVLANAVRLIQRRIRTHLMRKDFISLKKASIQTQKFWRARLARKLFEHMRRVAAAITIQKHTRTHSAWKAYLQIYRSSITIQTGLRAMAARKEHRFRRETKAAIIIETRWRRHKAYVAYKQQKRASLILQCSWRGRVARKELRKLKMEARDNGALKEAKDKLEKRVEELTWRLDVEKHLRVDLEVAKGQEITKLQSALQELQEKLVEAHAAIINEKEAAKLAIEQAPPKIVEVPVVDNAKVELLTSQNEELETELGAFRTKAEDLEKKLFEIQKQSDELSRETQERDSKINQLQDMISRLETNLSNMDSENHVLRQQSLLASADDDNKTKQIESLESKIAILESENQLLRSNPAPAVQAVVTPEVIEPAVVKVLENGHQHGEPKMVSEEVVVPPIKNLSKQQSLTDRQQENHDVLIKSLAEDRRYDNRRPAAACIVYKSLLHWHSFEAEKTNIFDRIIHTIRSSVENAESSGELAYWLSTTSTLLYLLQNTLKASSSSTKVPNRSRTATGNLFNRMVQNARSSSSGLGISNGYSGMVGRADTTSMIEAKYPAVRFKQQLTAYVEKIYGMMRDSLKREISAILTLCIQAPRAGRVRASRGSLKSIHSSAISRQASSVHWQNIVKCLNQTLETMNNNYVPPMIIRKTFSQVFAFMNVQLFNSLLLRRECCSFSNGEFLKAGLQELEQWCCRTTEEYAGTSWDELQHIRQAVGFLVLHQKSHKTLDEITAELCPVLSISQIYRIGTMFWDDKYGAQGLSQEVIGNMRTMTTDDSITTPNSSFLLDDDSSIPISLDDIAQLMLNINPTDVEPPPLLRQNSQFHFLLQQHTD; encoded by the exons ATG GGGACTCCGGTCAACATCATCGTCGGCTCGCAGGTGTGGCTGGAGGATCCCGACGAGGCCTGGGTCGACGGCGAGGTCACCGGGATCAAGGGCGCCGACGTCACCGTCGCCACCACCAATGGCAAAACG GTTGTGGCCAGTCTCGCGAGCATATACCCCAAAGACACCGAAGCGCCCCCGGCAGGAGTGGACGACATGACCAAGCTCGCTTACCTCCATGAACCGGGAGTCCTGCATAACCTTGCCTGCCGGTACGGCCTTAACGAGATATAC ACGTACACCGGGAACATCTTGATCGCAGTCAACCCTTTCCAGAGGCTGCCCCATCTCTACGACGTGCACATGATGGAGCAGTACAAAGGCGCCACCTTCGGGGAGCTCAGCCCCCATCTTTTCGCCATTGCCGATTCTTGTTACAG GGCAATGATCAATGAGCATGGAAGCCAGTCGATATTGGTGAGCGGTGAGAGTGGCGCTGGTAAGACAGAGACGACGAAGATGCTCATGAGGTACCTTGCGTTCATGGGAGGAAGGTCTGGAACCGAGGGACGAACCGTTGAGCAGCAAGTTCTAGAG TCTAACCCAGTACTGGAAGCATTTGGTAATGCGAAGACGGTGAAGAACAACAACTCCAG TCGTTTTGGTAAGTTTGTTGAAATCCAATTCGACAAATATGGGAAGATATCTGGTGCGGCTGTTCGCACATACCTCCTTGAACGATCACGAGTATGCCAGGTCTCCGATCCTGAACGGAATTACCATTGCTTTTACATGCTATGTTCTGCACCACCGGAG GATGTAAAAAGGTTTAAGGTGGGAAACCCGCGATCATTTCATTACCTGAACCAAACAAGCTGCTATGAAGTAGCTAATGTGGATGACGCAAGAGAATATCTAGAAACAAGAAATGCAATGGATATAGTTGGAATTTCTCAAGAAGAACAG GATGCAATCTTCAGAGTAGTAGCGGCAATCCTTCACCTAGGAAACATTAATTTCTCCAAAGGGAAAGAAATTGATTCGTCACGGTTGAGGGATGAGAAATCGATCAATCACCTGAAAATAGTGGCAGAACTGCTAAT GTGTGATGAGAAGTTGCTTGAAGACTCTCTTTGTCAGCGTGTTATTGTAACACCTGATGGAAATATCACAAAACCCCTCGATCCAGATTCGGCTCTACAGAGTCGTGATGCTTTGGCAAAGACAGTGTATTCACGACTGTTTGACTG GATTGTGGATAAGATCAATAACTCGATTGGTCAAGATCCTGATGCAATAAGTATAATAGGAGTGCTGGATATATATGGATTTGAGAGTTTCAAGGTCAACAG TTTTGAGCAACTGTGCATCAACATGACAAATGAGAAATTGCAGCAGCACTTCAATCAG CACGTATTCAAGATGGAGCAAGAAGAGTAtacaagggatgagatagattggAGCTACGTGGAATTTGTGGACAATCAGGATGTGCTGGACCTGATTGAGAAG AAACCTGGAGGAATAATTGCCCTCCTGGATGAGGCATG CATGTTTCCGAAGTCCACTCACGAGACATTTGCACAAAAGATGTATCAAACATACAAATCACATAAGCGCTTTAGCAAGCCCAAACTTGCCAGGACTGCCTTCACAATCAACCACTACGCAGGAGAT GTCACATATCAAGCCGATTATTTTCTTGACAAGAACAAAGATTATGTGGTCGCTGAACATCAAGCTCTACTAAATTCATCAAGGTGCTCTTTCGTCGCAAATCTCTTTCCTCCATTACCAGAGGAAAGTTCTAAACAGTCCAAATTCTCTTCCATCGGCACTCGCTTTAAG CAACAACTACAAGCTCTGATGGAAACATTGAGTACAACAGAACCACACTACATTAGATGTGTGAAGCCTAATACGGTACTGAAACCTGGCATCTTCGAGAACGACAATGTCTTGAATCAGTTGAGATGTGGG GGTGTTTTGGAAGCAATCCGGATCAGTTGTGCTGGCTATCCGACTAAAAGGACATTTGATGAGTTCATTGATCGGTTCGGAGTGCTTGCACCAGAGCTTGTGGACAG TTCTGATGAGAAGACAGCTTGCGCAGCAATATGTGATAAAATGGGATTGAAGGGATATCAG ATAGGGAAAACAAAGGTATTCTTAAGAGCTGGTCAAATGGCAGAGCTGGATGCTAGAAGAGCAGAAGTATTGGCCAATGCTGTGCGACTTATCCAGAGGCGTATAAGGACACATCTTATGCGAAAGGACTTCATTAGCTTAAAAAAAGCTTCCATTCAAACTCAGAAGTTCTGGAGAG CACGACTAGCTAGAAAGCTTTTCGAGCACATGAGAAGAGTCGCTGCTGCAATTACAATACAGAAGCACACCCGTACTCATTCTGCCTGGAAAGCTTACCTGCAAATATACAGATCATCCATAACAATACAGACAGGATTACGTGCAATGGCTGCTCGTAAGGAACACAGATTCAGAAGGGAGACCAAAGCGGCCATCATCATCGAG ACTCGATGGCGTCGACACAAAGCCTATGTTGCTTACAAGCAGCAAAAAAGAGCTTCTCTAATTCTCCAGTGCTCATGGAGGGGACGTGTTGcaaggaaggaacttcggaagcTCAAAATG GAAGCAAGAGATAATGGTGCACTTAAAGAAGCAAAAGATAAGCTAGAAAAGAGagttgaggaactcacatggagaTTGGATGTTGAGAAGCATTTGAGG gTTGACCTTGAGGTAGCCAAGGGTCAAGAAATTACGAAGTTACAATCTGCGTTGCAAGAACTGCAAGAAAAGCTTGTGGAAGCCCATGCAGCAATTATAAATGAGAAAGAAGCTGCAAAGTTAGCAATTGAACAGGCACCACCGAAGATAGTAGAGGTGCCAGTGGTGGATAATGCAAAAGTTGAATTGTTGACGAGTCAAAATGAGGAACTTGAG ACTGAGCTCGGTGCGTTTAGAACGAAGGCTGAAGATCTTGAGAAGAAGCTTTTTGAGATTCAAAAACAGTCTGATGAATTGTCACGTGAGACACAAGAACGGGACTCCAAAATTAATCAACTTCAAGACATGATCTCTAG GCTTGAAACAAATTTATCCAACATGGATTCGGAAAACCACGTTCTACGCCAACAATCGTTGCTTGCATCAGCAGATGATGATAACAAGACAAAACAAATAGAGAG TCTGGAAAGCAAGATTGCCATCTTGGAGTCAGAGAATCAGTTGCTCCGCAGCAATCCTGCACCAGCTGTTCAAGCAGTTGTCACTCCTGAAGTGATTGAGCCAGCTGTTGTAAAG GTTCTCGAGAATGGACACCAGCATGGAGAACCTAAAATGGTTAGT GAGGAGGTGGTTGTTCCCCCAATAAAGAATTTAAGCAAACAACAGTCGCTGACGGACCGACAGCAA GAAAATCATGATGTCCTTATCAAAAGTCTGGCTGAAGACAGAAGatatgacaacagaagaccagcTGCAGCATGTATTGTCTACAAATCACTCCTTCACTGGCACTCGTTTGAAGCAGAAAAGACAAACATATTTGACCGTATCATCCATACAATTAGGTCATCTGTTGAG AATGCTGAAAGTTCTGGAGAACTAGCTTATTGGTTGTCGACAACATCAACCCTCCTCTACCTTCTACAAAATACCCTTAAAGCTAGCAGTTCATCGACAAAAGTACCAAACCGCAGCAGGACCGCAACAGGCAACCTGTTCAATAGAATGGTGCAG aatGCTCGATCATCATCGTCAGGATTAGGTATTTCAAACGGATATAGTGGAATGGTAGGAAGGGCTGACACTACATCAATGATAGAGGCCAAGTATCCAGCTGTACGTTTCAAGCAACAGTTAACAGCATACGTCGAGAAGATATATGGCATGATGAGAGATAGCCTGAAAAGGGAAATAAGTGCAATATTGACTCTCTGCATACAG GCTCCAAGAGCTGGTCGTGTGAGAGCATCTCGAGGATCATTGAAAAGTATACACTCTAGTGCAATATCAAGGCAAGCATCAAGTGTGCATTGGCAAAACATTGTTAAGTGCCTGAATCAAACACTGGAAACAATGAACAATAATTAT GTACCTCCAATGATAATTAGGAAAACATTCAGTCAAGTATTTGCATTTATGAACGTTCAACTCTTCAACAG TTTGCTACTTCGGCGTGAATGCTGCTCCTTTAGTAATGGAGAATTCTTGAAGGCTGGTTTACAGGAACTGGAGCAATGGTGCTGTAGGACAACTGAAGAG TATGCAGGAACATCTTGGGATGAACTGCAGCACATAAGGCAGGCGGTTGGGTTCCTG GTTTTGCATCAGAAATCGCACAAAACATTGGACGAAATCACTGCTGAGCTTTGCCCT GTTCTGAGCATCAGCCAAATATATCGCATCGGGACGATGTTCTGGGACGATAAATATGGTGCACAAGGTTTATCCCAAGAG GTAATTGGAAACATGAGAACAATGACGACCGACGACTCGATAACTACTCCAAACAGTTCTTTCTTGCTAGACGACGATTCAAG